In one Arachis duranensis cultivar V14167 chromosome 9, aradu.V14167.gnm2.J7QH, whole genome shotgun sequence genomic region, the following are encoded:
- the LOC107464004 gene encoding probable plastidic glucose transporter 3: MRGRQRVASRDYIIGHGKEENSASVRLPNAKPWRRSLRHVVVASLSSFLYGYHIGVVNETLESISEDLDFSGNTMAEGLVVSTCLGGAFVGSLFSGWIADGVGRKRSFQLCALPMIIGAGISATANSLWGMLLGRLFVGTGMGLGPPVAALYVAEVSPPAVRGTFGALTQIATCLGLMGSFFIGIPAKEIVGWYEMILYVIYHPISQLHFIWKLXXXXPHWLFKRGRTIEAEAEFEKLLGGVNVKSAMADLSKSDRGDESSSVKLSELLCGCHARVMFIGSVLFALQQLSGINAVFYFSSTVFESFGVPSDLANTSVGVCNLLGSIVAMILMDKLGRKVLLMGSFFGMAVAMGLQVLAASSFAAGSGAMYLSVGGMLLFVLSFALGAGPVPCLVMSEMLPGKIRAKAMAICLAAHWVINFFVGLLFLRLLEQIGAQLLYSIFGSFCLIAVAFVKKYILETKGKSLQEIEIALLAQEAS, encoded by the exons ATGCGGGGACGGCAGCGAGTTGCATCCAGAGATTACATAATTGGGcatggaaaagaagaaaattcag CTTCAGTGCGTTTACCGAACGCAAAACCTTGGCGGCGATCTTTGCGGCATGTTGTAGTGGCTTCTCTATCTTCATTCTTATATGGCTACCATATTGG AGTAGTCAATGAAACCTTAGAGAGCATTTCTGAAGATCTTGACTTTAGTGGGAATACAATGGCTGAAG GTCTTGTAGTAAGTACCTGTTTAGGAGGTGCTTTTGTTGGGTCTCTGTTTAGTGGTTGGATCGCAGATGGGGTTGGGCGTAAAAGAAGTTTCCAGTTGTGTGCATTGCCTATGATAATTGGAGCAGGAATAAG TGCAACAGCAAACAGCCTGTGGGGCATGCTTTTGGGAAGGTTATTTGTTGGTACCGGAATGGGACTTGGCCCACCTGTTGCTGCTCTTTATGTGGCTGAG GTATCACCTCCAGCTGTGCGGGGTACTTTTGGGGCTTTAACTCAGATTGCAACATGTCTTGGACTTATGGGTTCTTTCTTTATAGGAATCCCAGCCAAGGAAATAGTGGGTTGGTATGAAATGATATTATA TGTTATCTATCACCCAATTTCACAGTTGCATTTCATATGGAAATTA NNNNNNNNNNNTCCACACTGGCTCTTCAAG agaggaagaACCATTGAAGCTGAGGCTGAATTTGAGAAGCTCTTGGGAGGAGTAAATGTGAAATCTGCAATGGCTGACCTGTCAAAGTCTGATAGAGGTGATGAGTCTAGTTCTGTAAAACTATCAGAATTACTCTGTGGCTGCCATGCTAGAG TGATGTTCATTGGTTCTGTGCTTTTTGCTTTACAGCAGCTATCTGGCATAAATGCTGTGTTCTATTTCTCCTCGACAGTCTTTGAAAGCTTTGGTGTACCATCTGATCTTGCAAATACAAGCGTGGGAGTTTGCAATTTATTGG GATCAATTGTAGCAATGATTCTGATGGATAAACTTGGAAGAAAAGTGCTTCTCATGGGTAGCTTTTTCGGCATG GCAGTAGCGATGGGTCTACAAGTTCTTGCTGCAAGTTCATTTGCTGCAGGATCTGGAGCAATGTATCTATCCGTTGGTGGCATGTTGCT GTTTGTGCTATCATTTGCACTTGGGGCCGGTCCGGTTCCTTGTCTCGTTATGTCTGAAATGCTACCCGGCAAGATCAGAGCAAAGGCAATGGCAATTTGCTTGGCTGCGCACTGG GTGATAAACTTCTTTGTGGGTCTACTATTTCTGCGCTTGCTGGAGCAAATTGGGGCACAACTCTTGTATAGTATTTTTGGTTCATTCTGTCTGATAGCAGTGGCTTTTGTGAAGAAGTATATTCTTGAAACAAAAGGGAAGTCACTACAGGAAATTGAGATAGCACTTCTTGCTCAAGAAGCATCATAA
- the LOC107464003 gene encoding golgin candidate 5, whose translation MAWFSTNNTWRSFPDLAGAVNKLQESVKNIEKNFDSALGLEENSESSNEASGSWTLRRDPKALFNPVMAFMGNNGEENTDEKSEQLESPQQESEPKKSLDKPVSPDDVPVAEKKETTVAEEKEGFQNDSAAVVTTEETTAAEKKEGLQDENADLVTTEETLGEKKEGFQEDNAAIVTTEETAISKKKEGFQNDNAALDTAEETTGVEKETIVAEEKEGLENDKAAVVTTEEITDKKKDTTIAEKTEGFENDSTAVVNTEETAVQEVNEAEKVEEEGGVQMESADENTTYATADKTTVLEKNEVLKVEVEDGERKELADGTTIQNLDHGSEEHQLPEMPVDLSELNIQHAKSLDPDPAVINQENEIAEARTTESLLSMQPMPVNLVEDQVEGSTSDPGESQGMSDVQQKNQVEANEESKEERVQAEESVERVSSIQPEISGDSDKKDNADTSVAHAMAVEENDAARHSHIEILSSFSPSNESSEVVSELSLHENEATHEAKEVYHKVNDVKTDTREQHLQSVTNMSVSDSMLEVERLKRDMKMMEAALQGAARQAQAKADEIAKLMNENEHLKGVIQDLKKKSNDAEMEHLREEYHQKVGTLERKVYALTKERDTLRREQNKRSDAAALLKEKDEIITQVMAEGEELSRKQAIQESTIRKLRAQIRELEEEKKGLATKLQAEENKVESIKRDKMATENLLQETMEKHQAELATQKEYYSNALAAAKEAEALAEARANNEARTELENRLREAEESISRKGAIHRCRIDVSGSSAIFKEDMLRKDIEDLKKRYQASERRCEELIMQVPESTRPLLRQIEAMQEANSRKAEAWAAVERNLSSRLEEAEAKAAATEERERSVNERLSQTLSRINVLDAQISCLRAEQTQLNRTLEKERQRAAESRQEYLASKEDADTQEGRVRRLELEIRELRQKHKKELQDALVEREYLQQEIEKEKAARLDLERTSRLHSAQLSDQRMTTKQNSAFENGNLSRKVSRSSSLASMGESYFLQASLDSSGSFSERRNSGEGMSPYYMRSMTPSAFESALRQKENELASYMSRLASMESIRDSLSEELVKMTEQCEKLRAEASMLPSVRAELDALRRRHSAALELMGERDEELEELRADIVDLKEMYREQVNLLVSKIQRMSS comes from the exons ATGGCGTGGTTTAGTACGAACAACACATGGCGTAGCTTCCCGGATTTGGCGGGAGCCGTGAATAAGCTTCAGGAGAGTGTGAAGAATATCGAGAAGAATTTCGATAGTGCTCTCGGGCTTGAGGAGAATTCTGAATCCAGCAATGAAG CTTCAGGGTCATGGACTTTACGCCGAGATCCAAAAGCATTGTTTAATCCTGTTATGGCATTTATGGGGAATAATGGTGAGGAAAACACTGATGAAAAATCAGAACAACTAGAATCCCCTCAACAAGAATCTGAACCTAAGAAATCATTGGATAAACCGGTGTCTCCAGATGATGTACCTGTTGCTGAGAAAAAGGAAACCACTGTTGCTGAGGAAAAAGAAGGATTCCAAAATGATAGTGCAGCAGTTGTTACTACTGAAGAAACTACTGCTGCTGAGAAAAAAGAAGGATTGCAAGACGAGAATGCAGACCTTGTTACTACTGAAGAAACCCTTGGTGAGAAAAAAGAAGGATTCCAAGAAGATAATGCAGCCATTGTTACTACTGAAGAAACCGCTAtttccaagaaaaaagaaggatTCCAAAATGATAACGCAGCCCTTGATACTGCTGAAGAAACCACTGGTGTGGAAAAAGAAACCATCGTCGCTGAGGAAAAGGAAGGATTGGAAAATGATAAAGCAGCCGTTGTTACTACTGAAGAAATCACTGATAAGAAAAAAGACACCACTATTGCTGAGAAAACTGAAGGATTCGAAAATGATAGCACAGCCGTTGTCAATACTGAAGAAACTGCTGTTCAAGAAGTGAATGAAGCAGagaaggtagaagaagaaggtggtGTACAGATGGAGTCTGCAGATGAAAACACAACCTATGCCACAGCTGACAAAACAACTGTCTTGGAAAAGAATGAAGTGCTtaaagtagaagtagaagatgGTGAGCGGAAAGAATTAGCAGATGGAACAACTATTCAGAATTTGGACCATGGAAGTGAAGAACACCAACTACCTGAGATGCCTGTTGATTTGTCTGAACTCAACATCCAGCATGCTAAGAGTTTGGATCCTGATCCTGCTGTCATTAATCAAGAAAATGAGATTGCCGAAGCGAGAACTACCGAGAGTTTATTGTCAATGCAACCCATGCCTGTTAATCTTGTAGAGGATCAAGTTGAGGGTAGTACGAGTGATCCTGGTGAGTCACAAGGTATGAGTGATGTGCAACAAAAAAATCAAGTGGAGGCAAATGAGGAAAGTAAAGAAGAGAGGGTGCAAGCAGAAGAAAGTGTGGAGAGAGTTTCTTCCATTCAACCTGAGATATCAGGTGATAGCGACAAAAAAGACAATGCTGATACTTCTGTTGCACATGCTATGGCTGTTGAGGAAAATGATGCTGCCAGGCATTCACATATTGAAATTTTGTCCAGCTTTAGTCCATCAAATGAATCTTCTGAGGTGGTATCTGAATTAAGTTTGCATGAAAATGAAGCAACTCATGAAGCAAAGGAAGTATATCATAAAGTCAATGATGTCAAAACCGATACTAGAGAGCAGCATTTGCAGTCTGTTACAAATATGTCTGTCTCAGATTCTATGCTTGAAGTGGAGAGGCTGAAGAGGGATATGAAAATGATGGAAGCTGCACTTCAAGGTGCTGCCAGGCAAGCTCAG GCTAAAGCGGACGAAATTGCAAAATTAATGAATGAAAATGAACACTTAAAAGGCGTGATTCAGGATTTAAAG AAAAAATCCAATGATGCAGAGATGGAGCATTTGCGAGAGGAATACCATCAGAAGGTTGGAACTCTTGAGAGAAAG GTGTATGCTCTCACGAAGGAAAGGGATACGCTTCGACGGGAGCAGAATAAAAGAAGTGATGCTGCTGCTCTCTTGAAGGAAAAAGATGAAATAATTACTCAAGTTATGGCAGAAG GTGAAGAGCTTTCCAGAAAGCAGGCTATTCAAGAATCGACAATCAGGAAATTAAGGGCTCAG attagagaacttgaggaggagaagaaaggtTTGGCTACTAAACTTCAG GCAGAAGAGAATAAAGTAGAAAGTATCAAAAGGGACAAGATGGCTACTGAGAATTTGTTACAAGAAACAATGGAGAAGCATCAAGCAGAGCTCGCAACACAGAAAGAATATTACAGTAATGCTTTGGCAGCTGCTAAGGAGGCTGAAGCATTAGCAGAGGCACGTGCCAACAATGAAGCAAGAACTGAGCTAGAGAATCGTCTAAGAGAGGCTGAGGAATCAATAAGCAGAAAAGGGGCGATTCACAGATGTAGAATAGACGTGAGTGGATCTAGT GCAATCTTCAAAGAAGATATGCTCCGCAAAGACATTGAGGATCTTAAAAAGCGCTACCAG GCAAGTGAAAGACGGTGCGAGGAACTGATTATGCAAGTTCCAGAATCCACAAGGCCACTTTTGAGGCAAATTGAAGCCATGCAG GAAGCAAACTCCAGAAAGGCAGAAGCTTGGGCTGCTGTTGAAAGAAATCTCAGTTCTAGACTTGAG GAAGCAGAAGCTAAAGCTGCCGCCACCGAGGAACGTGAGCGTTCGGTGAATGAACGCTTATCTCAAACCTTGTCCCGAATCAATGTTCTTGATGCTCAG ATTTCATGTCTTAGAGCCGAACAGACTCAGTTAAATAGGACACTTGAAAAGGAGAGACAAAGAGCGGCAGAAAGTAGGCAGGAGTACCTTGCTTCAAAGGAGGATGCCGACACCCAAGAAGGTCGTGTAAGAAGGCTTGAGCTAGAGATCAGGGAACTCAGGCAGAAACACAAGAAAGAGTTACAGGATGCATTGGTGGAAAGAGAATATCTGCAGCAGGagatagagaaagaaaaggCAGCTCGGTTGGATCTGGAGAGGACTTCTCGTCTTCATTCTGCTCAATTATCCGATCAAAGAATGACAACAAAGCAAAATTCTGCCTTTGAGAATG GCAACCTGTCTCGGAAAGTCTCTAGGTCAAGCTCGCTGGCAAGCATGGGAGAAAGCTACTTTCTGCAAGCATCATTGGACTCATCTGGGAGTTTCTCCGAGAGGAGAAACTCTGGAGAGGGCATGAGTCCTTACTATATGAGGAGCATGACACCCAGTGCTTTTGAGTCAGCACTTCGTCAGAAAGAGAACGAACTTGCTTCATACATGTCACGATTG GCATCAATGGAATCTATTCGTGATTCTCTGTCTGAGGAATTGGTCAAAATGACGGAACAG TGTGAAAAGTTGCGCGCAGAGGCATCTATGTTACCTAGTGTAAGAGCAGAGCTAGATGCACTGAGGAGGAGGCACTCTGCTGCGTTGGAGTTGATGGGCGAACGTGATGAAGAG CTGGAGGAACTTCGCGCGGATATCGTGGACTTGAAGGAAATGTACAGAGAACAAGTCAACTTACTTGTTAGTAAG ATTCAAAGGATGAGTTCATAA